A stretch of Bombus vancouverensis nearcticus chromosome 13, iyBomVanc1_principal, whole genome shotgun sequence DNA encodes these proteins:
- the LOC117159167 gene encoding uncharacterized protein LOC117159167 isoform X4 → MGKGSKRKTRWRTLSIGTPPGEEDEEEGLRNGYAKRQENDTHSRFGQSGYKPLRAGSSNGGAYAGAASRHNSSGSTSQPKIIFNEDEYTRITTPRQDMLFKKGYLSKKKPWAGNANTSATSSTTESQSASHSTAGRDGSETTEDQQLLDRDCGTGEYAPAMDSSAQLGYGTFYDHVGGYYYEYPVMLVGPAPMAAQAAPSVLAAMPCAPVPLRPIEWVNSTIVPKLPGEPYCIMNYENNQCVEESTVVVEEQEDAILPMESTSRMWNENGTRSIGYGDSVGGEMDDEQSIIFIDAKEGQQVDEREEERLEEQYEDEQQAEEQPLENGMNGGAYFDPMMMQDPVHVPHVIPAVPQPYMYPGHYMFGPPLVNVNGVTIQSGLMIRTTDFATMSAAMSAACAKRKKKKKRRRQRRFTTGNTEDEEEGEYSSECDTGLPSSELPWTVCSSTVTTTTTTTTTTSNRPLNPECQEFQLRRTVEPRTPLPIVPSSANNTPTSETGTTINQPSALSSDANLLVDNESNAVCNGVISDDSKNQSDELSDNGKSDQQPEPTSTSLENSRSKSLDTFTSSDNESNRLTNCLPGDEEAALSTDEVVNEATDVDKLPSIIEAANNDCPSANELCERPSNEMNGETLTNGNLDSDSSSKNASMTTSRPLSPVSNDENSRSGSMTPKSVENAAFRDDQNHESLSSSKSSLSTSLSKRKYSAKGTKFVREPTPGPDLNSTTEPENETKTHDLTENLQKIDLSNDTKLDSKFESQDNKATKVDQVSGKFGTKTAAVCSLLNKETIEATNEDSGFESQTQLSDYPITQAVTEWLRKEKSPDLFIASAISMDCEEDEDDMDQEPPKNLQGNPILALSASSGADNTALSRTAICGEFAGLGNIKSGQEQQQPDGSNNNSGASRRKKDAKRRSEERRRVARHVVIGKVDHEMVSSSDSCGQREDLANITRRKNLAKQQQQDVVDDTCEFTEKDSVAGVRVASSSRIDSKRVNARRTKRQGKSHARNPSNNIDTKIRRTEDVDDEDDEDDDGIVEDTMNVRTFEKGEIIVSEDGKLLTSSTYEPSLRRCHDAATTIKAPDKSETGKQTTERKMEEERKRSSSIEDEKSGSGIDSLDSIEEPDVLECWETEIIEPLVTPKRMLQSEGIVCEGEAAEDDTIEVEQVNVDYVQKYYRLARESATSIEEISLKADPPTSSKSVPNMSERKEEIAARKEPVKDKGDMPIDEAFEVYESCYTGNSPFLAMDSKVFKLRTLYGQEGETPIPCKTVCCQIQ, encoded by the exons CTCCACCCGGCGAAGAGGACGAAGAAGAGGGATTGCGAAACGGTTACGCGAAAAGACAGGAAAATGACACGCACAGTAGGTTCGGACAGAGCGGGTACAAGCCGCTTAGAGCCGGAAGTAGCAACGGTGGAGCGTACGCGGGTGCCGCGTCTCGACACAATTCGTCCGGCTCGACGTCCCAACCCAAGATTATCTTCAACGAGGATGAGTACACGAGGATCACGACACCGAGGCAGGATATGCTGTTCAAAAAGGGTTATCTGTCGAAGAAGAAGCCGTGGGCTGGGAACGCGAACACCAGCGCGACATCCTCGACCACCGAGAGCCAATCGGCGTCGCATTCCACCGCAGGTAGAG ATGGTAGTGAAACGACGGAGGATCAGCAACTGTTAGACAGGGACTGTGGTACCGGTGAGTATGCTCCAGCGATGGACTCGAGCGCGCAATTAGGATATGGGACGTTTTACGACCACGTGGGTGGTTACTATTACGAGTATCCTGTGATGCTGGTCGGTCCTGCGCCGATGGCAGCGCAGGCTGCGCCCAGCGTCCTGGCGGCCATGCCTTGTGCACCGGTACCTCTCAGGCCGATCGAGTGGGTCAATTCGACGATCGTACCAAAACTGCCTGGTGAACCCTACTGTATTATGAATTACGAG AATAACCAATGCGTGGAAGAGAGTACGGTGGTAGTGGAAGAGCAAGAAGATGCGATTCTACCAATGGAGAGTACCAGCAGGATGTGGAACGAGAATGGGACAAGAAGCATCGGTTACGGTGATAGCGTAGGTGGGGAAATGGACGACGAGCAATCTATAATTTTTATCGACGCGAAGGAGGGGCAGCAGGTCGACGAACGAGAGGAGGAAAGACTGGAGGAACAATACGAGGATGAACAGCAGGCGGAAGAACAACCTTTGGAGAACGGGATGAACGGTGGTGCCTACTTTGATCCGATGATGATGCAGGATCCGGTACACGTTCCGCACGTGATACCAGCGGTTCCTCAGCCTTACATGTATCCTGGCCACTACATGTTTGGTCCTCCTTTGGTCAACGTAAATG GTGTAACGATACAGAGCGGGCTAATGATCAGAACTACGGACTTTGCGACCATGTCAGCGGCCATGTCAGCGGCCTGTGCCaagcgaaagaagaaaaaaaagagaaggaggCAGAGAAGATTTACTACG GGTAACACGGAAGACGAGGAGGAAGGAGAGTACAGTTCCGAATGTGATACCGGCCTACCGTCTTCCGAACTGCCCTGGACAGTGTGTTCAAGCACGGtcacgaccacgaccacgaccacgaccacgaccaGCAATCGGCCGCTGAACCCCGAGTGTCAGGAGTTTCAGCTGCGACGTACCGTCGAACCACGCACTCCGCTACCCATTGTTCCATCATCCGCTAACAACACACCTACGTCCGAGACCGGCACGACGATAAATCAACCGAGTGCGTTATCGTCGGACGCTAACCTGTTGGTAGACAACGAGTCGAACGCGGTATGCAACGGTGTCATATCGGACGACTCGAAGAACCAAAGCGACGAATTGTCCGATAACGGCAAGTCTGACCAGCAACCAGAACCGACATCAACTTCGTTAGAAAACAGTCGATCCAAGTCGCTAGATACGTTTACCAGTTCAGATAACGAATCAAATAGACTGACCAACTGCCTCCCCGGGGACGAGGAGGCAGCTCTTTCGACGGACGAGGTCGTGAACGAAGCGACTGACGTCGACAAACTGCCAAGCATTATCGAAGCAGCGAATAACGATTGTCCGAGTGCCAACGAGCTATGCGAACGACCGAGCAACGAAATGAACGGAGAGACCTTAACGAACGGAAACCTGGACTCCGACTCGAGCAGCAAGAACGCGTCGATGACCACGTCGAGGCCGTTGTCTCCTGTATCTAACGACGAAAACTCGAGATCCGGATCGATGACGCCGAAGAGCGTGGAGAACGCGGCGTTTCGCGACGATCAGAATCACGAATCTTTATCGAGCAGCAAATCGTCGTTGTCGACTAGTCTATCCAAGAGGAAGTACAGCGCGAAGGGTACCAAGTTCGTGAGGGAACCGACGCCTGGTCCGGACCTAAACAGCACCACGGAGCCAGAGAACGAAACCAAGACACACGATCTGACTGAGAATCTGCAAAAGATCGATCTGTCGAACGATACAAAGCTAGACTCAAAGTTCGAATCTCAGGATAACAAAGCGACGAAAGTCGATCAGGTATCGGGTAAGTTTGGAACAAAGACAGCAGCAGTGTGCAGTCTCTTAAATAAGGAGACTATCGAGGCGACGAACGAGGACTCTGGTTTCGAGAGCCAGACGCAACTATCCGATTATCCAATCACGCAGGCGGTGACGGAGTGGCTACGCAAAGAGAAGTCGCCGGATTTGTTCATTGCGTCGGCCATTTCGATGGACTGCGAGGAGGACGAGGACGATATGGACCAAGAGCCGCCAAAAAACTTGCAAGGCAACCCCATACTTGCACTATCTGCTAGTAGCGGTGCGGACAATACGGCATTGTCGCGCACAGCTATCTGCGGGGAATTCGCAGGGCTCGGTAACATCAAGAGTGGACAAGAGCAACAGCAGCCGGATGGTAGCAACAACAACAGCGGTGCTTCGAGAAGGAAGAAGGACGCGAAAAGGaggtcggaggaacggagacgAGTGGCAAGGCACGTGGTGATTGgcaaagtggaccacgagatggtgtcctcgtcggattcttgcggccagcgggaggacttagcgaacatcacgaggaggaagaatctggctaaacaacagcaacaggatgttgtcGATGATActtgcgaatttactgagaaggatagcgttgcgggtgtgagggttgcTTCAAGTTctcggatagactcgaagagagtcaatgcaaggcgaacgaaaagacaagggaaatcgcacgcgcggaatccctccaataacatcgatacgaagattcgacgtacagaggatgtggacgacgaggacgacgaggacgacgatgggattgtcgaggacacgatgaacgtgaggACCTTTGAAAAAGgagagatcatagtctcggaAGATGGTAAGCTGTTAACGTCTTCCAcgtacgaaccgagcctacgacgatgtcacgatgctgccacgacgatcaaagccccgGACAAGAGTGAAACGGGCaaacaaacaacggagaggaagatggaggaagagcgaaagaggagcagtagcatcgaggacgaaaaGAGTGGTAGCGGAATAGATTCCTTGGACAGCATAGAAGAGCCTGACGTGTTAGAATGCTGGGAAACTGAGATCATCGAGCCTCTGGTAACTCCCAAGAGAATGTTACAAAGCGAGGGAATAGTATGCGAAGGAGAAGCTGCGGAGGACGATACCATCGAGGTTGAACAGGTTAACGTGGACTACGTGCAGAAATATTATCGATTGGCACGCGAGAGCGCTACCAGCATAGAGGAGATCAGTTTGAAAGCAGATCCGCCAACTTCGTCGAAATCAGTGCCAAATATGTCTGAGCGGAAGGAAGAGATTGCAGCGCGGAAGGAGCCCGTTAAAGACAAAGGCGACATGCCAATCGACGAAGCTTTTGAAGTATATGAAAGCTGTTACACCGGCAACTCACCGTTTCTAGCAATGGATtcgaaagtttttaaattacgaACGTTATACGGTCAGGAAGGCGAGACTCCAATACCATGCAAGACGGTCTGTTGCCAGATTCAATAA
- the LOC117159167 gene encoding uncharacterized protein LOC117159167 isoform X1 yields MQWRRQRKVIHVIGSSKHVLLLARYQDAPPGEEDEEEGLRNGYAKRQENDTHSRFGQSGYKPLRAGSSNGGAYAGAASRHNSSGSTSQPKIIFNEDEYTRITTPRQDMLFKKGYLSKKKPWAGNANTSATSSTTESQSASHSTAGRDGSETTEDQQLLDRDCGTGEYAPAMDSSAQLGYGTFYDHVGGYYYEYPVMLVGPAPMAAQAAPSVLAAMPCAPVPLRPIEWVNSTIVPKLPGEPYCIMNYENNQCVEESTVVVEEQEDAILPMESTSRMWNENGTRSIGYGDSVGGEMDDEQSIIFIDAKEGQQVDEREEERLEEQYEDEQQAEEQPLENGMNGGAYFDPMMMQDPVHVPHVIPAVPQPYMYPGHYMFGPPLVNVNGVTIQSGLMIRTTDFATMSAAMSAACAKRKKKKKRRRQRRFTTGNTEDEEEGEYSSECDTGLPSSELPWTVCSSTVTTTTTTTTTTSNRPLNPECQEFQLRRTVEPRTPLPIVPSSANNTPTSETGTTINQPSALSSDANLLVDNESNAVCNGVISDDSKNQSDELSDNGKSDQQPEPTSTSLENSRSKSLDTFTSSDNESNRLTNCLPGDEEAALSTDEVVNEATDVDKLPSIIEAANNDCPSANELCERPSNEMNGETLTNGNLDSDSSSKNASMTTSRPLSPVSNDENSRSGSMTPKSVENAAFRDDQNHESLSSSKSSLSTSLSKRKYSAKGTKFVREPTPGPDLNSTTEPENETKTHDLTENLQKIDLSNDTKLDSKFESQDNKATKVDQVSGKFGTKTAAVCSLLNKETIEATNEDSGFESQTQLSDYPITQAVTEWLRKEKSPDLFIASAISMDCEEDEDDMDQEPPKNLQGNPILALSASSGADNTALSRTAICGEFAGLGNIKSGQEQQQPDGSNNNSGASRRKKDAKRRSEERRRVARHVVIGKVDHEMVSSSDSCGQREDLANITRRKNLAKQQQQDVVDDTCEFTEKDSVAGVRVASSSRIDSKRVNARRTKRQGKSHARNPSNNIDTKIRRTEDVDDEDDEDDDGIVEDTMNVRTFEKGEIIVSEDGKLLTSSTYEPSLRRCHDAATTIKAPDKSETGKQTTERKMEEERKRSSSIEDEKSGSGIDSLDSIEEPDVLECWETEIIEPLVTPKRMLQSEGIVCEGEAAEDDTIEVEQVNVDYVQKYYRLARESATSIEEISLKADPPTSSKSVPNMSERKEEIAARKEPVKDKGDMPIDEAFEVYESCYTGNSPFLAMDSKVFKLRTLYGQEGETPIPCKTVCCQIQ; encoded by the exons CTCCACCCGGCGAAGAGGACGAAGAAGAGGGATTGCGAAACGGTTACGCGAAAAGACAGGAAAATGACACGCACAGTAGGTTCGGACAGAGCGGGTACAAGCCGCTTAGAGCCGGAAGTAGCAACGGTGGAGCGTACGCGGGTGCCGCGTCTCGACACAATTCGTCCGGCTCGACGTCCCAACCCAAGATTATCTTCAACGAGGATGAGTACACGAGGATCACGACACCGAGGCAGGATATGCTGTTCAAAAAGGGTTATCTGTCGAAGAAGAAGCCGTGGGCTGGGAACGCGAACACCAGCGCGACATCCTCGACCACCGAGAGCCAATCGGCGTCGCATTCCACCGCAGGTAGAG ATGGTAGTGAAACGACGGAGGATCAGCAACTGTTAGACAGGGACTGTGGTACCGGTGAGTATGCTCCAGCGATGGACTCGAGCGCGCAATTAGGATATGGGACGTTTTACGACCACGTGGGTGGTTACTATTACGAGTATCCTGTGATGCTGGTCGGTCCTGCGCCGATGGCAGCGCAGGCTGCGCCCAGCGTCCTGGCGGCCATGCCTTGTGCACCGGTACCTCTCAGGCCGATCGAGTGGGTCAATTCGACGATCGTACCAAAACTGCCTGGTGAACCCTACTGTATTATGAATTACGAG AATAACCAATGCGTGGAAGAGAGTACGGTGGTAGTGGAAGAGCAAGAAGATGCGATTCTACCAATGGAGAGTACCAGCAGGATGTGGAACGAGAATGGGACAAGAAGCATCGGTTACGGTGATAGCGTAGGTGGGGAAATGGACGACGAGCAATCTATAATTTTTATCGACGCGAAGGAGGGGCAGCAGGTCGACGAACGAGAGGAGGAAAGACTGGAGGAACAATACGAGGATGAACAGCAGGCGGAAGAACAACCTTTGGAGAACGGGATGAACGGTGGTGCCTACTTTGATCCGATGATGATGCAGGATCCGGTACACGTTCCGCACGTGATACCAGCGGTTCCTCAGCCTTACATGTATCCTGGCCACTACATGTTTGGTCCTCCTTTGGTCAACGTAAATG GTGTAACGATACAGAGCGGGCTAATGATCAGAACTACGGACTTTGCGACCATGTCAGCGGCCATGTCAGCGGCCTGTGCCaagcgaaagaagaaaaaaaagagaaggaggCAGAGAAGATTTACTACG GGTAACACGGAAGACGAGGAGGAAGGAGAGTACAGTTCCGAATGTGATACCGGCCTACCGTCTTCCGAACTGCCCTGGACAGTGTGTTCAAGCACGGtcacgaccacgaccacgaccacgaccacgaccaGCAATCGGCCGCTGAACCCCGAGTGTCAGGAGTTTCAGCTGCGACGTACCGTCGAACCACGCACTCCGCTACCCATTGTTCCATCATCCGCTAACAACACACCTACGTCCGAGACCGGCACGACGATAAATCAACCGAGTGCGTTATCGTCGGACGCTAACCTGTTGGTAGACAACGAGTCGAACGCGGTATGCAACGGTGTCATATCGGACGACTCGAAGAACCAAAGCGACGAATTGTCCGATAACGGCAAGTCTGACCAGCAACCAGAACCGACATCAACTTCGTTAGAAAACAGTCGATCCAAGTCGCTAGATACGTTTACCAGTTCAGATAACGAATCAAATAGACTGACCAACTGCCTCCCCGGGGACGAGGAGGCAGCTCTTTCGACGGACGAGGTCGTGAACGAAGCGACTGACGTCGACAAACTGCCAAGCATTATCGAAGCAGCGAATAACGATTGTCCGAGTGCCAACGAGCTATGCGAACGACCGAGCAACGAAATGAACGGAGAGACCTTAACGAACGGAAACCTGGACTCCGACTCGAGCAGCAAGAACGCGTCGATGACCACGTCGAGGCCGTTGTCTCCTGTATCTAACGACGAAAACTCGAGATCCGGATCGATGACGCCGAAGAGCGTGGAGAACGCGGCGTTTCGCGACGATCAGAATCACGAATCTTTATCGAGCAGCAAATCGTCGTTGTCGACTAGTCTATCCAAGAGGAAGTACAGCGCGAAGGGTACCAAGTTCGTGAGGGAACCGACGCCTGGTCCGGACCTAAACAGCACCACGGAGCCAGAGAACGAAACCAAGACACACGATCTGACTGAGAATCTGCAAAAGATCGATCTGTCGAACGATACAAAGCTAGACTCAAAGTTCGAATCTCAGGATAACAAAGCGACGAAAGTCGATCAGGTATCGGGTAAGTTTGGAACAAAGACAGCAGCAGTGTGCAGTCTCTTAAATAAGGAGACTATCGAGGCGACGAACGAGGACTCTGGTTTCGAGAGCCAGACGCAACTATCCGATTATCCAATCACGCAGGCGGTGACGGAGTGGCTACGCAAAGAGAAGTCGCCGGATTTGTTCATTGCGTCGGCCATTTCGATGGACTGCGAGGAGGACGAGGACGATATGGACCAAGAGCCGCCAAAAAACTTGCAAGGCAACCCCATACTTGCACTATCTGCTAGTAGCGGTGCGGACAATACGGCATTGTCGCGCACAGCTATCTGCGGGGAATTCGCAGGGCTCGGTAACATCAAGAGTGGACAAGAGCAACAGCAGCCGGATGGTAGCAACAACAACAGCGGTGCTTCGAGAAGGAAGAAGGACGCGAAAAGGaggtcggaggaacggagacgAGTGGCAAGGCACGTGGTGATTGgcaaagtggaccacgagatggtgtcctcgtcggattcttgcggccagcgggaggacttagcgaacatcacgaggaggaagaatctggctaaacaacagcaacaggatgttgtcGATGATActtgcgaatttactgagaaggatagcgttgcgggtgtgagggttgcTTCAAGTTctcggatagactcgaagagagtcaatgcaaggcgaacgaaaagacaagggaaatcgcacgcgcggaatccctccaataacatcgatacgaagattcgacgtacagaggatgtggacgacgaggacgacgaggacgacgatgggattgtcgaggacacgatgaacgtgaggACCTTTGAAAAAGgagagatcatagtctcggaAGATGGTAAGCTGTTAACGTCTTCCAcgtacgaaccgagcctacgacgatgtcacgatgctgccacgacgatcaaagccccgGACAAGAGTGAAACGGGCaaacaaacaacggagaggaagatggaggaagagcgaaagaggagcagtagcatcgaggacgaaaaGAGTGGTAGCGGAATAGATTCCTTGGACAGCATAGAAGAGCCTGACGTGTTAGAATGCTGGGAAACTGAGATCATCGAGCCTCTGGTAACTCCCAAGAGAATGTTACAAAGCGAGGGAATAGTATGCGAAGGAGAAGCTGCGGAGGACGATACCATCGAGGTTGAACAGGTTAACGTGGACTACGTGCAGAAATATTATCGATTGGCACGCGAGAGCGCTACCAGCATAGAGGAGATCAGTTTGAAAGCAGATCCGCCAACTTCGTCGAAATCAGTGCCAAATATGTCTGAGCGGAAGGAAGAGATTGCAGCGCGGAAGGAGCCCGTTAAAGACAAAGGCGACATGCCAATCGACGAAGCTTTTGAAGTATATGAAAGCTGTTACACCGGCAACTCACCGTTTCTAGCAATGGATtcgaaagtttttaaattacgaACGTTATACGGTCAGGAAGGCGAGACTCCAATACCATGCAAGACGGTCTGTTGCCAGATTCAATAA